A single window of Nocardioides baekrokdamisoli DNA harbors:
- a CDS encoding phosphocholine-specific phospholipase C, which yields MSDVVDRRTLLAGAAGAALAGALGGPLVEALTQSATAATGTIADVKHVVILMQENRSFDHYFGSLNGVRGFADRSTILLPGGNSVFNQPNGAGRQYPFALAASNGELYAQCQGDIDHGWSSQHAAWNHGKMDSWMSAKGKIGALGYLTRADLPLHYALADNYTICDAYHCSGLTATGPNRTYLWSGSIHAGGGQGGPAYDGGDESGLSWQTYAETLQNAGVSWRVYQNASDNFGDNALAYFTQFANASHTSPLWVNGMSSVPATSGVTPTDILSAIQADVTNNTLPQVSWVVTDQITSEHPIGPPVNGERFISGLLQALAANPAVLNSTVLLINYDENDGFFDHVPPPVPSGGQADEFMNGTPVGLGFRVPMMVISPWSRGGWVDSQVFDHTSVIQFLEKWTAAIGTPATCPNISAWRRSVSGDLTSAFDFTSPVTGLPTLPTPGAAVSGATCNPLPNPSPTTNAQPTQESGTRKARPLPYQLNADVSSWYYSGSTIQLNIAMTNSGASGTNAAHFAVYANAFRSGGPWQYTVPAGTTTTDFFNVGAGYGNGPYDFTVVGPNRFLRRLTGNATSASKNVEVATRIATAPSTGKLAIWLDMANNSNQSVTVTVAAGNYRSDGPWTYTIPAGTTTSDYWNAVAYTDGWYDLTATVDVDSTWSRRFVGHIETGLPSVTG from the coding sequence ATGTCAGACGTAGTGGATCGACGTACGCTACTCGCCGGTGCTGCCGGCGCGGCCTTGGCAGGCGCCCTGGGTGGACCGCTCGTTGAGGCACTCACCCAGTCCGCGACCGCGGCCACCGGGACGATCGCCGACGTCAAGCACGTGGTCATCCTGATGCAGGAGAACCGGAGCTTTGACCACTACTTCGGCTCCCTGAACGGCGTACGCGGCTTCGCGGACCGCAGCACGATTCTTCTGCCTGGTGGCAACTCGGTGTTCAACCAGCCGAACGGCGCTGGGCGTCAGTACCCCTTCGCGCTGGCAGCCTCCAATGGTGAGTTGTACGCGCAGTGCCAGGGCGATATCGATCACGGCTGGTCGTCCCAGCACGCCGCCTGGAACCACGGCAAGATGGATTCCTGGATGTCCGCGAAGGGCAAGATCGGCGCGCTGGGTTACCTGACCCGCGCGGATCTGCCGCTCCACTACGCACTTGCCGACAACTACACGATCTGCGACGCGTACCACTGCTCCGGCCTGACCGCCACGGGACCGAACCGCACCTACCTGTGGAGCGGATCGATCCATGCCGGAGGCGGACAGGGTGGCCCGGCGTACGACGGGGGCGACGAGTCCGGGCTGAGCTGGCAGACCTACGCCGAAACCCTGCAGAACGCCGGCGTCTCGTGGCGGGTCTACCAGAACGCCAGCGACAACTTCGGTGACAACGCTCTGGCGTACTTCACGCAGTTCGCCAATGCCTCGCACACGTCTCCGCTGTGGGTCAACGGGATGTCGAGCGTGCCGGCCACCAGCGGTGTCACGCCGACCGACATCCTTTCGGCCATCCAGGCCGACGTCACCAACAACACGCTTCCGCAGGTGTCGTGGGTGGTCACCGATCAGATCACGTCCGAGCACCCGATCGGTCCGCCGGTCAACGGTGAGCGGTTCATCTCGGGTCTGCTGCAGGCGCTCGCCGCCAACCCGGCGGTGCTCAACAGCACCGTGCTGCTGATCAACTACGACGAGAACGACGGCTTCTTCGACCATGTTCCTCCGCCGGTGCCCTCGGGCGGCCAGGCTGACGAGTTCATGAACGGAACGCCCGTGGGCCTCGGCTTCCGGGTCCCGATGATGGTGATCTCGCCGTGGAGTCGCGGTGGCTGGGTGGACTCCCAGGTGTTCGACCACACCTCGGTGATCCAGTTCCTCGAAAAATGGACCGCGGCCATCGGCACGCCGGCCACCTGCCCGAACATCAGCGCCTGGAGGCGGTCGGTCTCGGGGGACCTGACCTCGGCCTTCGACTTCACCAGTCCAGTGACAGGGCTCCCGACGCTACCTACCCCCGGGGCGGCCGTCAGCGGGGCGACCTGCAACCCGTTGCCGAATCCGTCGCCGACCACCAACGCCCAACCAACCCAGGAATCGGGCACCCGCAAGGCGCGCCCGTTGCCGTACCAGCTGAACGCGGACGTCTCGTCGTGGTACTACTCCGGCAGCACGATCCAGCTCAACATCGCCATGACGAACAGCGGTGCATCAGGCACCAACGCAGCACACTTCGCCGTGTACGCAAACGCGTTCCGGTCCGGTGGTCCCTGGCAGTACACCGTCCCCGCGGGCACGACGACCACGGACTTCTTCAACGTCGGGGCCGGGTACGGAAACGGCCCCTACGATTTCACCGTCGTCGGCCCCAACCGCTTCTTGCGACGGCTCACCGGCAACGCCACCAGCGCCAGCAAGAACGTCGAAGTGGCGACCCGCATTGCGACCGCCCCGAGCACCGGCAAACTGGCGATCTGGCTCGACATGGCAAACAACTCCAACCAGAGCGTCACCGTCACCGTCGCGGCCGGCAACTACCGCAGTGATGGTCCGTGGACCTACACGATCCCCGCCGGTACGACCACATCCGACTATTGGAACGCCGTCGCCTACACCGATGGCTGGTACGACCTGACCGCGACAGTCGACGTCGATTCGACCTGGTCGCGACGATTCGTCGGACACATCGAGACGGGCCTGCCCAGCGTGACCGGCTGA
- a CDS encoding substrate-binding domain-containing protein, whose amino-acid sequence MKKFTALVGLVASAATLAACGSTSGPSGSGSTGSHGGGATIGLVMLQSDDYFQSIQKTVEAQASAAGDSVIAVTSNGDAGTEASNVQTLIQRGVKAIIMQPVDPTAGSVATMKSIAAAGIPLICYGNCTGDAASNVVVKGVVQSDNTALGTGTGKVAADYIKAKLGGKATIAILNCDVAAVCKLRKAGFKAALAAAGVQADYVSDQSGFLVDKATPVATNILAGNPNINLVWSANEGGTEGWVASEVNSGKQIPVFGTDISKQLAQEVLASNNLLQATTGQDSVGTATKAFEMASNAVAGTANTPFEVDLPGITYTRADPAPVNKYLGK is encoded by the coding sequence ATGAAGAAGTTCACGGCACTGGTCGGCCTCGTGGCCTCGGCCGCAACACTTGCCGCGTGCGGCTCGACGTCGGGACCCTCGGGCTCGGGGAGCACGGGCTCCCATGGTGGTGGCGCAACGATCGGCCTCGTCATGCTGCAGAGCGACGACTACTTCCAGAGTATTCAGAAGACCGTTGAGGCTCAGGCGTCTGCGGCTGGCGATTCGGTCATCGCCGTCACGAGCAACGGCGACGCGGGCACCGAAGCCTCCAACGTCCAGACCTTGATCCAGCGCGGCGTCAAAGCGATCATCATGCAGCCGGTCGACCCGACTGCTGGCTCGGTGGCCACGATGAAGTCGATCGCTGCGGCCGGGATTCCGTTGATCTGTTACGGCAACTGCACGGGCGACGCCGCCAGCAACGTGGTGGTCAAGGGCGTCGTCCAGTCGGACAACACCGCGCTGGGTACCGGAACCGGAAAGGTTGCCGCTGACTACATCAAGGCAAAGCTCGGCGGCAAGGCGACGATCGCGATCCTCAACTGTGATGTGGCTGCGGTGTGCAAGCTGCGCAAGGCAGGTTTCAAGGCTGCCCTCGCTGCTGCCGGCGTTCAGGCGGACTACGTGTCCGACCAGTCCGGATTCCTCGTGGACAAGGCCACGCCGGTGGCGACGAACATCCTTGCGGGCAACCCGAACATCAACCTCGTCTGGTCGGCCAATGAGGGCGGCACCGAAGGTTGGGTTGCATCCGAGGTCAACAGCGGCAAGCAGATCCCGGTCTTCGGCACCGACATCAGCAAGCAGTTGGCTCAGGAAGTCCTGGCGAGCAACAACCTCCTGCAGGCGACGACTGGTCAGGACTCCGTCGGGACGGCGACCAAGGCCTTCGAGATGGCGTCGAACGCAGTCGCCGGCACCGCCAACACCCCGTTCGAGGTTGACCTTCCCGGTATCACGTACACCCGCGCGGACCCCGCTCCGGTGAACAAGTACCTGGGTAAGTGA
- a CDS encoding alpha/beta fold hydrolase, with protein sequence MSRARTVTTSDDLKLKVYVTAGPSADAPTVVLVHGYPDDHTVWDGVVAELKPHARVVTYDVRGAGQSEVPAKIADYRMEQLSADLVAVIDSVSPDAPVHLVAHDWGSIQAWETVTDPDARDRLISYTSISGPCLDHASRWLRNPLNARASVGQLLHSYYIGIFQVPVVPELMARIGLIDSLANLSFRKGLPLKIGSERRPEQNVTNGVNLYRANFVDALLSPKPRSTTVPVQVLAPIHDPHVTVALQTQAPKPFVTDLHTRTVVGNHWVVQHRPDMIATKVREFMAYAEGGELPATLHHPTGNGAYSDQRVLVTGADSAIGRVAALAFAREGARVGLSGTHEAALAETAALVGENGTVLGDDVDADLVSRVSESWGVPDVVINNAGRTLARGFAELIASYAEGGTIINVAQPPHTVLERSTKRLRTDFARDGVRVAVVAADSQPAATTVEQILALVGELRP encoded by the coding sequence GTGAGCAGAGCACGTACGGTCACCACCTCCGACGACCTCAAACTGAAGGTCTACGTCACCGCCGGCCCCTCGGCCGACGCCCCGACCGTCGTTCTGGTCCACGGCTACCCCGACGACCACACCGTCTGGGACGGCGTCGTCGCGGAGCTCAAGCCGCACGCCCGCGTCGTGACCTACGACGTACGCGGTGCCGGCCAGTCAGAGGTGCCGGCGAAGATTGCCGACTACCGGATGGAGCAGCTCTCCGCCGACCTGGTCGCGGTCATCGACTCGGTCAGCCCGGACGCCCCGGTCCACCTGGTCGCCCACGACTGGGGCTCGATCCAAGCCTGGGAGACCGTGACCGACCCCGATGCTCGCGACCGGCTGATCTCGTACACGAGCATCTCTGGGCCGTGCCTGGACCACGCGTCACGCTGGCTGCGCAACCCGCTCAACGCCCGCGCGAGCGTCGGTCAACTGCTGCACAGCTACTACATCGGGATCTTCCAGGTCCCGGTGGTGCCGGAGTTGATGGCGCGGATCGGTCTCATCGACAGCCTCGCGAACCTGTCATTCCGCAAGGGCCTGCCGCTGAAGATCGGCTCCGAGCGGCGCCCCGAGCAGAACGTCACCAACGGCGTGAACCTCTATCGCGCCAACTTCGTGGATGCGCTGCTCTCACCCAAGCCGCGCTCGACCACGGTGCCGGTCCAGGTCTTGGCCCCGATCCATGACCCGCACGTGACCGTGGCCCTGCAGACGCAGGCTCCGAAACCATTCGTGACGGACTTGCACACCCGCACGGTCGTCGGCAACCACTGGGTCGTCCAGCACCGGCCGGACATGATCGCGACGAAGGTCCGCGAGTTCATGGCGTACGCCGAGGGCGGCGAACTCCCGGCCACGCTGCACCACCCGACCGGCAACGGTGCGTACTCCGACCAGCGCGTGCTGGTGACGGGCGCCGACTCGGCGATCGGTCGGGTCGCGGCGCTGGCATTCGCCCGCGAGGGCGCCCGCGTCGGTCTCAGCGGGACTCATGAGGCGGCGCTGGCAGAGACCGCCGCCCTGGTCGGCGAGAACGGCACCGTTCTGGGCGATGACGTCGACGCTGACCTGGTCTCTCGAGTCAGCGAGTCATGGGGCGTACCCGACGTCGTCATCAACAACGCGGGCCGCACTCTGGCTCGAGGCTTCGCCGAGTTGATCGCCTCGTACGCCGAGGGCGGCACGATCATCAACGTCGCGCAGCCGCCGCACACCGTGCTGGAGCGTTCGACCAAGCGTCTGCGCACCGACTTCGCGCGGGACGGCGTACGCGTCGCCGTCGTGGCCGCGGACAGTCAGCCCGCGGCCACGACGGTAGAGCAGATCCTCGCGCTAGTCGGCGAGCTCCGCCCCTGA
- a CDS encoding amidohydrolase family protein produces the protein MTSASDHGGEAACLHTIAADLAIPGIIDVHTHFMPKPMLDKVWAYFDGIGPLTGAPWPIAYRLEEDRRLAILREFGVMGFTALSYPHKPGMAEWLNGWGRDFAAAHPDVISSATFYPEPGAGAYVLDAIEDGARVFKAHVQVGDYDPNDPLLDDVWDLLQQTSVPVVIHSGHGPAAGRFTGPEGMAALLARFPQLVLVIAHMGMPDYTPFLDLATRFEGVHLDTTMAFTDFAEGRTPFPVGERGRLLEVGPKVLFGSDFPNIPYPYQHAVESILRLDLGDDWARGVLHDNAARLLSLAE, from the coding sequence GTGACCTCTGCCTCCGACCACGGCGGCGAGGCCGCCTGCCTCCACACGATCGCTGCCGACCTGGCGATTCCCGGGATCATCGATGTCCACACCCACTTCATGCCGAAGCCGATGCTGGACAAGGTCTGGGCGTATTTCGACGGCATCGGGCCGCTCACCGGTGCACCGTGGCCGATCGCGTACCGCCTCGAGGAGGACCGTCGGCTGGCGATCCTGCGCGAGTTCGGAGTGATGGGTTTCACCGCGCTGAGCTATCCGCACAAGCCGGGCATGGCTGAGTGGCTCAACGGCTGGGGCCGCGACTTCGCCGCTGCTCATCCGGATGTGATCTCGTCCGCCACGTTCTACCCGGAGCCCGGTGCCGGTGCGTACGTCCTCGACGCGATCGAGGACGGGGCGCGGGTGTTCAAGGCGCACGTCCAGGTCGGCGACTACGACCCGAACGACCCGCTGCTCGACGACGTGTGGGACCTGCTGCAGCAGACGTCGGTCCCGGTGGTGATCCACAGCGGTCACGGCCCGGCCGCGGGTCGGTTCACCGGCCCGGAGGGGATGGCTGCGCTGCTCGCGCGGTTCCCGCAGCTGGTTCTGGTGATCGCGCACATGGGGATGCCCGACTACACGCCGTTCCTGGACCTCGCCACGCGGTTCGAGGGCGTCCATCTCGACACCACGATGGCGTTCACCGACTTCGCGGAGGGGCGTACGCCCTTCCCGGTCGGCGAACGTGGGCGGCTGCTCGAGGTGGGGCCGAAGGTGCTCTTCGGCAGTGATTTCCCGAACATCCCGTACCCGTACCAGCACGCGGTCGAATCGATCCTGCGCCTGGATCTGGGTGACGACTGGGCGCGGGGCGTGCTGCACGACAACGCCGCCCGGCTGCTCTCGTTGGCCGAGTAG
- a CDS encoding bacterial proteasome activator family protein, which produces MTEQPQDSQIIVGQAVEPGALSDSDETNLADLVEQPAKVMRIGSMIRQLLEEVKAAPLDEASRNRLREIHKASIKELESGLAPELVEELERLSLPFNEQTPSDGELRIAQAQLVGWLEGLFHGIQTAIYAQQVASRAQFEQMRRGLPTGHSDLEGGPDQGPQGGLYL; this is translated from the coding sequence ATGACCGAGCAGCCGCAGGACTCGCAGATCATCGTCGGCCAGGCAGTCGAGCCGGGCGCCCTGTCGGACAGTGACGAGACCAACCTGGCGGACCTCGTGGAGCAGCCGGCGAAGGTGATGCGGATCGGCTCGATGATCCGTCAACTGCTCGAAGAGGTGAAGGCGGCTCCGCTCGACGAGGCCTCCCGCAATCGTCTGCGGGAGATCCACAAGGCGTCGATCAAAGAGCTTGAGAGCGGACTCGCGCCCGAGCTCGTCGAGGAGCTGGAGCGGCTCTCGTTGCCGTTCAACGAGCAGACGCCGTCGGACGGCGAGCTGCGGATCGCCCAGGCGCAACTCGTCGGCTGGCTCGAGGGTCTGTTCCACGGCATCCAGACCGCGATCTATGCCCAGCAGGTCGCTTCGCGGGCACAGTTCGAGCAGATGCGCCGCGGCTTGCCGACCGGCCACAGCGATCTCGAGGGTGGGCCCGACCAGGGTCCGCAAGGAGGTCTGTACCTCTGA
- a CDS encoding FadR/GntR family transcriptional regulator, with the protein MSERLSKEVADALLARISTGEFPPGSRLPSEQELMAEYTVGRNTVREAMQGLRALGLVEIRPRLGARVLDGSAENALASSALAITLGSQTLRELYDVRLMLEPSAAALAATHRTDAELVAIKRAHAHFRLAHESKQPIWQADLEFHDAVAVASHNSVLPRILAPMQDLLINSRIATGAIPAAAQRALHEHGVIADAIEARDSRAARRAMTTHIRSAIWALGQIQA; encoded by the coding sequence GTGAGCGAACGTCTGAGCAAGGAAGTTGCCGATGCACTGCTCGCGCGCATCTCGACGGGTGAGTTCCCCCCGGGCTCACGGCTTCCCTCCGAGCAGGAACTCATGGCCGAATACACGGTCGGACGCAACACTGTGCGAGAGGCCATGCAGGGTCTCCGGGCCTTGGGCCTCGTCGAGATCAGACCCCGCCTGGGTGCGCGCGTGCTCGATGGAAGCGCCGAGAACGCCCTTGCGAGCTCGGCTCTCGCGATCACACTCGGGAGCCAAACTCTCCGCGAGTTGTACGACGTACGTCTGATGCTGGAACCGTCAGCCGCAGCTCTCGCCGCAACCCACCGGACCGACGCGGAACTCGTCGCGATCAAGCGTGCCCACGCCCACTTCCGTCTTGCGCACGAGAGCAAGCAGCCGATCTGGCAGGCGGATCTTGAGTTTCACGACGCCGTGGCCGTGGCGAGCCACAACTCGGTCCTGCCGCGGATCCTCGCGCCGATGCAGGACCTCCTCATCAACTCACGCATCGCCACCGGGGCGATCCCAGCCGCAGCTCAACGGGCGCTTCATGAGCACGGCGTCATAGCCGACGCGATCGAGGCCAGGGACAGCCGAGCAGCCCGCCGCGCCATGACCACGCACATCCGGTCGGCGATCTGGGCGCTGGGTCAGATCCAGGCGTAA
- a CDS encoding carbon-nitrogen hydrolase family protein, which produces MAWDRVRIALVQAASSLEPTENEQALDALAPRDADLIVFPEAYARDFGSIGSDLSPYAQPLDGPFATEVARVAADRGATVIAGMFETSDDGDRPLNTLVVRGAADTEYRKIHLYDSFGYRESDSVQHGPIVPTVIDVNGLPVGLMTCYDLRFPEMARALVERGAELIVVPAAWTAGTDKVTHWETLLRARAIENTVFVVGVGQPGPRYCGHSMVVDPAGHVLAEAGPDAAIVSGTIDRERLEDVRAINPSLANRRFAGH; this is translated from the coding sequence GTGGCCTGGGATCGAGTACGCATCGCGCTGGTTCAGGCCGCGTCCAGCCTTGAACCCACCGAGAACGAGCAAGCCCTCGATGCGCTGGCCCCACGCGACGCCGACCTCATCGTCTTCCCGGAGGCGTACGCGCGCGACTTCGGCTCGATCGGCAGCGATCTGAGTCCGTACGCGCAACCGCTCGACGGACCCTTCGCCACCGAGGTCGCCCGGGTCGCGGCGGACCGTGGCGCGACCGTGATCGCCGGAATGTTCGAGACGAGCGACGATGGCGATCGGCCGCTGAACACACTGGTGGTCCGGGGAGCGGCAGACACGGAGTATCGCAAGATCCATCTCTACGACTCGTTCGGCTATCGCGAGTCCGACTCCGTCCAGCACGGCCCGATCGTGCCGACTGTCATCGACGTCAATGGTCTGCCTGTCGGACTGATGACCTGCTACGACCTGCGATTCCCGGAGATGGCGCGAGCCCTTGTCGAGCGCGGCGCCGAGCTGATCGTGGTCCCGGCGGCGTGGACTGCCGGCACCGACAAGGTGACGCACTGGGAGACGCTGCTGCGCGCGCGGGCCATCGAGAACACCGTGTTCGTGGTCGGAGTCGGGCAGCCCGGACCTCGCTACTGCGGGCACTCAATGGTGGTGGATCCCGCGGGGCACGTCCTGGCCGAGGCCGGTCCGGACGCTGCGATCGTCAGCGGCACCATCGACCGCGAACGACTCGAGGACGTACGCGCCATCAATCCGTCGCTCGCGAACCGTCGGTTCGCGGGTCACTAG
- a CDS encoding chromate transporter produces MVAIRQILLGWGRIGIVGFGGPPAHIRLLRELCVERNEWIDAVEFEDAIAVCNLLPGPASTQLSIWSAWRVGGRLGGLVGGLAFIVPGFVVILALSMVFLSGHPPRWILGAGAGAGAAVAAVALHAGWTLTPTSWQRTPSRVRWGAYALAAAVAAAVLGPWVVVVLLGCGVAELGWSRYGLRRTQGTINAWTLPALLWTAVKVGALSYGGGFVIIPLMRGDAVDKYGWLSSQRFLDAVALGQITPGPVVHTVGAVGYAAAGVPGAVLATVVAFTPSFLFVLLGAPRFDRIRGARGPRAFLAGAGPAAIGAIVGSSIPLARALNEPWQWVVLATALILLFVGRVGIVTTLVIAAVAGVLAL; encoded by the coding sequence GTGGTCGCGATCCGGCAGATCCTCCTGGGCTGGGGTCGCATCGGGATCGTCGGCTTCGGCGGCCCTCCCGCGCACATCCGGCTGCTGCGGGAGTTGTGCGTCGAACGCAACGAGTGGATCGACGCGGTTGAGTTCGAGGACGCGATCGCCGTGTGCAATCTGCTGCCCGGACCGGCCTCGACACAGCTGTCGATCTGGTCGGCATGGCGGGTCGGCGGGCGCCTGGGTGGTCTGGTCGGTGGACTCGCGTTCATCGTCCCGGGCTTCGTGGTGATCCTCGCCCTGTCGATGGTGTTCCTCTCCGGTCATCCGCCCCGCTGGATCCTCGGAGCCGGTGCGGGAGCCGGCGCAGCCGTGGCCGCCGTCGCGCTGCATGCGGGCTGGACGCTGACACCCACGTCCTGGCAACGCACACCGTCGCGTGTCCGCTGGGGGGCGTACGCACTGGCGGCCGCCGTGGCCGCAGCTGTGCTCGGGCCGTGGGTGGTGGTCGTGCTCCTCGGCTGCGGCGTTGCGGAGCTGGGGTGGTCCCGGTACGGCCTCCGGCGTACTCAAGGGACGATCAACGCCTGGACCCTGCCGGCACTCCTGTGGACCGCGGTCAAGGTCGGTGCGCTGTCGTACGGCGGGGGCTTCGTCATCATCCCGCTGATGCGGGGGGATGCGGTCGACAAGTACGGGTGGCTGAGCTCGCAGCGGTTCCTCGACGCGGTCGCGCTCGGTCAGATCACCCCGGGTCCGGTGGTCCACACAGTCGGCGCTGTCGGGTACGCCGCGGCCGGGGTGCCGGGGGCAGTCCTCGCGACAGTGGTCGCCTTCACGCCGTCGTTCCTGTTCGTACTCCTCGGGGCACCCAGGTTCGACCGGATCCGTGGCGCGCGCGGACCCCGGGCGTTCCTAGCCGGTGCCGGTCCTGCCGCGATCGGTGCCATCGTCGGCTCGTCGATCCCGCTGGCTCGCGCCCTCAACGAGCCCTGGCAGTGGGTGGTCCTGGCCACCGCCCTCATCCTGCTGTTCGTGGGTCGGGTCGGCATCGTCACGACGTTGGTGATCGCGGCAGTCGCCGGAGTACTTGCGCTCTGA
- a CDS encoding NAD(P)H-quinone oxidoreductase — protein MRAVAVSPAEPGQIPGPDSLHVVELDDPTPASGEVVVDVAAAGLNRADLLQRMGFYPPPPGASDVIGLECSGIVSAVGAGVTRWQVGDEVCCLLAGGAYASKVAVPEGQCLPVPGVSLEKAAALPEVAATVWSNLFMIARVQPHETVLIHGGAGGVGSFALQLLRARGIRVIATASAGKLDACRGFGAEVAIDYAGDWVAEVQALGGADVILDVMGAAYLEKNLTALRDGGRIVVIGLQGGVRGEVDLNALMRKRASLIGTTLRSRSVESKSEICAEVEANVWPLVAAGEIEVPIDSAYALEDAAAAHRRMESGSHVGKLILTMGASKVDA, from the coding sequence ATGCGCGCCGTAGCGGTGAGCCCGGCAGAGCCGGGCCAGATCCCAGGTCCCGATTCCCTTCATGTCGTCGAGCTCGACGACCCCACGCCGGCCTCGGGCGAGGTGGTCGTGGACGTCGCCGCGGCGGGACTCAACCGAGCGGACCTGCTGCAGCGGATGGGGTTCTACCCGCCGCCGCCCGGCGCCTCCGACGTCATCGGGCTCGAGTGCTCCGGGATCGTCTCGGCCGTCGGGGCCGGGGTGACCCGCTGGCAGGTGGGCGACGAGGTCTGCTGCCTGCTCGCCGGCGGAGCGTACGCATCGAAGGTGGCCGTGCCGGAAGGCCAGTGTCTGCCCGTCCCGGGCGTCTCGCTCGAGAAGGCGGCGGCACTGCCCGAGGTCGCTGCCACGGTCTGGTCGAACCTCTTCATGATCGCGCGCGTCCAGCCGCACGAGACCGTCCTGATCCACGGGGGCGCGGGCGGGGTCGGGTCGTTCGCGTTGCAACTGCTGCGGGCGCGCGGGATCCGGGTGATCGCCACGGCGTCGGCCGGCAAGCTGGACGCCTGCCGCGGCTTCGGTGCCGAGGTGGCGATCGACTACGCAGGCGACTGGGTCGCGGAGGTCCAGGCGCTCGGCGGCGCAGACGTCATCCTCGACGTGATGGGCGCTGCATACCTCGAAAAGAACCTCACTGCCCTTCGCGACGGTGGCCGCATCGTCGTGATCGGCCTCCAGGGCGGCGTACGCGGCGAGGTCGACCTCAACGCCCTGATGCGCAAGCGAGCCTCGCTGATCGGTACGACGCTGCGGTCACGCTCGGTGGAGTCCAAGTCGGAGATCTGCGCCGAGGTCGAGGCCAACGTCTGGCCGCTGGTCGCCGCCGGCGAGATCGAGGTGCCGATCGACAGTGCGTACGCCCTCGAGGACGCCGCCGCCGCGCATCGTCGGATGGAGTCCGGGTCCCACGTCGGCAAACTGATCCTCACCATGGGCGCCTCTAAGGTGGATGCATGA